In the Streptomyces sp. NBC_00193 genome, CGGCTTCGTTGTCGGTGTCGACGCCCACCCACATGCCGTAGCAGCCCCGCGACTCCGCCTCGGTGGCGAGTGCCTCGGTCAGGGCCCGGCCGAGGCCGCGCCGGCGGTGGGCCTCGTCGACGGAGAGCTCGTAGAGGCACATCTCGGTGCCCTTGTCGGGGTGGACCATCTCGATGCCGGAGACCATGCCGACGGGTACGCCGTCGACATAGGCGATCAGCATCAGGTGCCCCGGTGAGGCGAGGAACCGCTCCGACCAGTCCGCGCGGGCGGGCCCGTCGAAGAGGGCTTCTGCTGCTTGGAGTTCGGCGACGGTGCGTGCGGGGCGGATATCCATGGCGGCGACGATAGCGCCGCCGAGCGCGATGGCGAGAGCGGTGCCGGGAGTGGTGAGGAGGGCGCTGCCGAGGGTGGTGTTCGGGGCGGTGTGGAGGGTGGTGCCGGGAGAGGCGTGAGAGAGCGCTACCGAAGGCGATGGCGAGCGTGGTGCCGGGAGAGGTGAGGAGGGCGGTGCCGGGAGCGGCGTAAGAGAGCGCTACCGGAGCCGACGGCGAGCGTGGTGGCGGGCGTGGCGAGGAGAGCGATGTGGAGGGCGGTGCCGGGAGTGGTGAGCAAGGCGGTGCCGGGAGTGGCAAAGGAGAGCGCTGCCGAAGGTGATGTCGAGAGCGATCGGGATGGCCGGGAGGGGAGCGGAGGCGGAGGTACGGCCCGGAGCGGAGAGGAGAAGCGTGCCGAGGGCGGAACAAACGCGAGGCAAGGCGGGGCGAAGCAGGGGCACATGAGGGCTGGCCAGGGGCGGTGGCGCAAGGGTGTGGGCGGTGTCGGGGTGGGGGCGGGGGTGGTGGGGATAATGGCTGGATGATCAACGGGGAGCATGGTTTCGACACCGAGTGGCACGCTGCGCCGGAGCCCCTGCGCAGGGCGCTCGCCCTCGCCTACGAGGCGCTCGCGGCCGGGGGCTTGGCGGTCGGAGCGGTGCTGACGGACGCCGACGGGAAGCCGGTCGCCGAAGGGCGCAACGAGGCGTACGAGGACGGCCCGGGCGCCGGGCCGCTGCGCGGCACACCCCTGGCCCACGCCGAGATGAACGCGCTGGGGGCCGCCCGCACGGGCTGGGACCTGGGCGCGGCGACGCTGTGGAGCACCCAGGAGCCGTGCTCGATGTGCGCGGCCGCGGCCGAGTTCACCGGCGTGGGGCGGGTCCGGTACCTCGCCCCGGACCCGTGGGCGCTGTCGAGCGGCAACGGCGCCGGATCCGACGCCGACCCGGGCCGGCCGCACTGGCTGCTGGTCGCCAATGCCATGTTCCTGCGGAGCGTGGCAGCAGCCTCGGAGGGCTCCGGGGAACCGCAGATCCTGACCCACCACCGGGCCGCCGAACCGGAGACCGCAGCCTTCCACGACAGCCTGCCTCCGGGCCTGCCCACGGCCGCCTCCCCGGAGGACTGGCTGCGCCCCCACTGGGCCGGACTCGCGGAACTCGCGACGGCCCGCGAGCTGCGTATGCGTCGCTGAACCCGCCGGGCGGCCCCGGATCAGGGGGCCGTGGCCGATACCTGCCGGACCGGGATGCCGTCCTGCGCCCCCGCTCCGGGAGACGGGGTGCCGTCGGTCCAGGCGTAGACGTCCTTGCCGCGCACCGTGACCTGGTACTGGAGGTCTCCACGGCACTCGGGCCGCTCCTCGGCCCGGGTGCCCGCCGGCCACCACTTGGCCTGCAGTGCCGTCCCCGCGTGCTTGCCGGGCGTCCCCGCCGAGCACTGCGGGCCGTCCAGCGGGGTCGCGCCCAGCGTGAAGCGGAGCAGCCGCGCCTTGCCGTCGGTGCGCGCCATTATTCGCACGTCGGTCGCGTCCTTCGGCACCCAGCGCGGCAGTGCCCACGTCGCGTCCCCGCGCGCCGATTTCCCGCGCACCGGCTCCCCGTGCCCCGACTCCGCACGCGTCGGAGCGTCGGCGGCCGTCGCGAAGCGCATGCCCTTCTCCTTGAACACCCGGTCGTTGATCGTGTCGGTCAGGGGGTTGGGCGGGAGGTTGGGCAGCGCGATGGCAGCGGTGGCGAGGACTCCCACGGTGGCGGCGGCGATGACGAGAGGGCGGCGGTTCATGTCTACGAGTATTCGCGGCGGCGGCCGTAGTCCGCGTCCCTCCCGAGGCTGAACCGAATCTCTGCCGGAAGGGTGACATCGGCTCATACCTGAGTCCCGGTCCGGACCGCCGGCCGAGGTCCGGATCCCTCGCGAGACGGATACCGGTCGCCCGCGCCTACCACCCTGGGGACCAGCGCCTGCCACCCCGGTCACCCGCGCCTGCCACCCCGGGCACCTGCGCCCACCACCCCGGGCACCTGCGCCTGCCACCCCGACACCCGTGATGGCGCCCCTCGTTAGAGGACGCGTGCCCCACTGCCCAGCCCCAGCCCCCGCCCACCCGGCCAAACCCACACCCACCCCCACCCGGACCGGAGCCCGCCTCTCCGCTCTCGTCTCCGTCGCCGTGGCCGCCGTACTGGCCCTCGCGCCACCGGCGTTCGCGGCTCGGCAGGCCCCGCCGGTTCCACTGGTTCCGCAGGACAAGCCGCAGGTGCTGAGCGGCTGGACGCAGCCGGGCGCGGCCAGCCAGGACGCCTGGACCGCGGCGCGCGGCAACCGGGCCGAGTGGGAGCCGTACGGCTTCGACTGGTCCACGGACTACTGCACCACGTCCCCGGACAACCCCTTCGGGTTCCCCTTCCGGACGGCCTGCGCCCGCCACGACTTCGGTTACCGCAACTACAAGGCGGCGGGGGAGTTCCAGGCGGCCAAGCCCCGGCTGGACGAGATGTTCCACGCCGACCTGAAGCGGGTCTGCGCCGGCTACTCCGGCGCCCGCAAGGCTTCGTGCGAGGGCACCGCGTGGACCTACTACCAGGCCGTCAAGGCCTTCGAGTAGCCCGCCGGCCCCGTGCCGCCGATCCGGGCTTACGCAGCCGCTACGGCGGCCGGGTTAAGGTGCCGCTCACCTGCGGAAAAGCCCTCCCGGAGGGGAGGGCTGAGGGATGGGTGGGAGGAGTGCCCCCGGCAGGACTCGAACCTGCGGCCAAGTGCTTAGAAGGCACCTGCTCTATCCACTGAGCTACGGGGGCCGGAAGGTGGCCGTGGTGGCCTGGAGCCCCTGGACGGGGGTGGGGCTGTGGTCCGTGCCGGGTCAAGGATAGGGCTCCGGTTGCCTTGTCCCGGTTGCTTCACTCGCGTGCCACGATGTGGAGGTTCGGTGAAGCGGTCCCGATAATCGCAGGCAGGTGCGATTCTCGCACCGCTTTTGCGCCGTGGCGCCCTGGGTGTTGTGCACTCGTTATGCCTGCGCCCCACTCGTCCGCTGTGTCCGGGATGTGCCGCTGGAGTAGCGCTCGGCGCGCAGAGGACGTATAAGCTTCAAAAATGCTCCTAAATTGGGCATTCTTCGCATGTGGTGACCTTGGATGTTCGGCCTCAGCTGCTCGATGCCCTGTCCGCCCTGCGCGACCGGGTCGCGTCCGTGCGTCTGCCGCTGCCCCTGCCCGGCGCCCCCCGCGCCCGCCAGACCAGAGCGGAGCTGCTCGCGCAGCTCGACGACTACCTCGTACCCCGGCTGAAGGCGCCGGAGGCGCCGCTGCTCGCCGTCGTCGGCGGGTCCACCGGGGCCGGTAAGTCCACCCTCGTCAATTCCCTCGTGGGGCGCCAAGTGAGTGAAGCCGGAGTGCTCCGGCCCACGACGCGCACCCCCGTTCTCGTCTGCCATCCGGATGACCACCACTGGTTCGCCGGGGTACGGGTGCTGCCCGATCTGATGCGGGTCTGGGCCCCCCAGGACGACGAGGACACCCCCTTGTCCGCCCGCAAGTCCGCGTACCGGCCGGGCGACCGGCACGGGCGCGGGTACCCGCCCACCCCCCGCGAGGTGCGGATCGAGACCGTCTCCACCCTGCCCCGCGGCCTCGCCATCCTCGACGCCCCCGACATCGACTCCCTGGTGGTCGACAACCGGACGCTCGCCGCGCAGCTCATCTGCGCCGCGGACGTCTGGGTCATGGTCACGACCGCCTCGCGGTACGCCGACGCCGTGCCCTGGCACCTCCTGCGCACCGCCAAGCAGTACAAGGCCACCCTCGTCACCGTCCTCGACCGGGTCCCGCACCAGGTGCTCGCCGAGGTCTCCCGCCAGTACGGGGCCCTGCTCACGCGGGCCGGGCTCGGCGAGGTGCCCCGGTTCACGGTGCCCGAGCTGCCCGAATCGGCCGGCGGGGGCGGGCTGCTGCCCGCCAGCGCCGTGGCCCCGCTGTTCGCCTGGCTCGCGCACCACGCGCAGGACCCGGCCGCCCGCCAGTACGCCGTCGGGCGCACCGCGCTCGGCGCGCTCGACTCCCTCGGGCGCCGGATGCCGGAGCTCGCCTCGGCCGTCGCGGCCCAGCACGCCGCCGCCGTACGGCTGACCTTCGCCGTCGAGGACGCCTACAAGCGGGAGGGCAAGCGGGTCCGCGGCCGCCTGGACCGGGGCGCCGTACTCGCCGGGGACGCACTGACCCGCTGGCGCGGCTACCCGCTCGACACCAGCGCCGACGAACTGCTCGACTCCCTCGCGGAATCCCTCGCGGCGCTGCTCCAGTGCGCCGTCGCCGCCGCCGACGAACGCATCGCGGAGGCGTGGCGGCGCGAGCCCGCCGCCGGCGCGGTGTCCCTGCCGGCCCCCGACCGGGAGGCGGCGGAACGTATCGGCATGGCCGTACGCCGCTGGCGGCGCGTGCTGGAGGAACTCGCCGAGGAAGAGGTGGCGCGGCTCGACAGGCAGCCCGCGCCCGACCCCGACGGGGTCGCCGCCCTGCTGGTCGCGGCCCTCCTCGGCGGCAAGCGGGCCCGGCCGGCCGGGGAGAAGCTCGCCGAGCGGATCGGAGTACAGGCCGCCGTACGCCTGCGCGACCGGGGCGGCGAACTCGTCGCCGAGCACCTCGACCAGGTGCTGCGCGCCGAACGCGACCGCCGCCTCGCCCCGATCGAAGCGCTCGAAGTGAGTCCCGAACCCCAGGCCGAGCTGATCGCCGCGCTGTCCGTACTGCAGAAGGAGAGGTGACGCGGTGACCGCCCTGACCGACCGCACCGACGACCGCTGGGACGACGGACTGATCGCCCGCTCGCGCCCCCGGACCAGCGAGGACGACTGGCCCGCGAGCGGTGACGAGGAGGGCGACGAAGCACTCGTACGGGCGGTTTCCGGCGCCGGAAGCGACGGCGGCAAGGCCCCCGCGCCCCCGCTCAGCCCCGAGGCGCAGGCCCTGCGGGTCCGCCTCGACGCGCTGCGCCAGCTCATCGGGCTGTCCCGGACCAGGATCCTCGACGGAAAGACCCTCGCCGAAGCCGGACGCGTCCTGGACGAGGCGGCCGCGCGCCGCGGGCTGTCGGCGCAGCACACGGTCGTCGCCATCGCCGGAGCCACCGGAAGCGGCAAGTCCACGCTCTTCAACTCACTCGCCGGAGTGCAGATCTCCGAGACCGGGCTGCGCAGGCCGACGACCGCCGCACCCATCGCGTGCAGCTGGTCCGACGGCGCCGCGGGACTGCTGGACCGCCTCGAGATCCCCGGACGGCTGCGCCGCCGCCCCCGCGAGACCTCGGAGGCCGAGGTGCTGCGCGGCATGGTCCTCGTCGACCTGCCCGACCTGGACTCGGCCGTCGGAGCCCACCGCGACCACGTGGACCGGGTACTGGCGCTGGTCGACGCGGTGGTGTGGGTGGTGGACCCGGAGAAGTACGCGGACGCCGTCCTGCACGAGCGCTACCTGCGCCCGCTGGCCGGGCACGCCGAGGTGACCTTCGTCGTGCTGAACCAGGTGGACCGGCTGCCGGGGGAGTCCGCCGATCTCGTACTGGACGACCTGCGCCGGCTCCTCGACGACGACGGGATCGCACTCGGCGAACACGGCGAGCCGGGAGCCACCGTCATCGGACTTTCCGCCCTTACGGGTGAAGGCGTCGGGGAACTGCGCGAGATGCTCGGACAGTTCACCCAGGAGAAGGGCGCCGCGACCCGCCGCATCTCCGCCGATGTCGACAAGGCCGCGGCCCGCCTGCGGCCGCTCTACGTGGCCGACGGCCACGCCGGGCCGGAGATCGGGGAGACCGCGCGCGCCGAGTTCGAGGACCGGCTCGCCGAGGCGGTCGGGGCGTACGCGGCCGGGCTCGCCGCCGAGCGGGCCTGGCGGCGCAACGCCGGGAAGGCCTGCGGTACCCCGTGGCTGCGCCTGTGGCGGTGGTACGAGAGCCGGCGCTCCCCGCGCTCGCTGGCCGGCCTCGCCGCCCTGGCGGCGATCGGGCGTTCCCCGACGGCGTCCGAAGTGCCGGTCGAGGAAGAGGTGACGGCCCGCCAGCGGGTGGAACAGGCCGTACGGACCGTCGCCGACGAGGCGGTCCGCGGGCTGCCCGACCCCTGGGCGCAGGCAGTACGGGAGACCGCGGTCCGCGGCGCCGAGGGGCTCCCCCAGGCGCTGGACGAGATCGCGGTGACCCTCGGGCCGGCCGTCGCGGTGCCCAGCGCCCGCCCGCCCCGGCCCTCGTGGTGGCCGGCGGCGGTGCTGGCACAGGCCGCCATGACCCTGCTCCAGATCTACGGCGGGCTGTGGCTGGTCGGGCAGATCGCCGGGGTGCTGGAGCCGAGCCTGATGCCGCCGGTCCTGCTGATGGCGGCCGGCATCATCGGCGGACCCCTCGTGGAGTGGGCCTGTTCGATCGGGGCCAGGGGTCCGGCGCGACGCTACGGGCAGGACGCGGAGCGGCGGCTGCGCGAGGCTGCGGCCGGCTGCGGCCGGGCCCGGGTGCTGGAGCCGGTGGCGGCGGAGCTGCTGCGCTACCGGGAGGTGCGCGAGCAGTACGCGACGGTGGCGAAGTTGTCCACAAGCCGTCAGTAGTCCACAGGCGCCGACGGGTTCCGGCCGTCCGGGCCAGCATGGTCGTACCCCGTGCGGATGGTCCGGGCGGGTACGGAATGCGGGTCGCAGCGGTGCGCGGTCGAGCGCGCCGCCGGACCCCGGAAGGGCGGCCGGGATGAACGACACCCAGGTGACGCTGGTGGGCTACGTGGCCACGCAGATCGACTACAAGGACACGGCGAGCGGCCCGGCGGCCCGGTTCCGCTTCGCGGTCACCCCGAGGTACTACGACCGGAAGAAGGAGACCTGGGCGGACGCGCCCACCAGTTTCTACACGGTGTGGGCCCGGCGCGGCCTCGCCGTGAACCTCGCCGGATCCGTCTCCGTCGGTGAACCGCTGGTGGTCCACGGAAGGCTGCGGGTGCGGGAGGACCCGCCCGACGGGGAGGGCAACCGGTGGTTCTCGGCCAACATCGACGCGACCGCCATCGGGCACGACCTGAACCGCGGCACGGCGGCCTTCCGGCGGGTCGTCAGGACGGACGTACCGCTGATGGCCCCTCAGAAGGCGGCGGTGGTCTGAGTGTTCGAGGAGGCTAGGATTCCCCGGTACTCACGGGCACCTGGGCCTTCGGCCCGAAGGGGAAGACTGTGTCGATTGCCGTTCCCGCACCCTCCGCTCCTACCGCCGCCATGGGCATGGCTCCTGTCGGCACTCCTGGCGCTCCGCTTCCCCCTGCCGGGCAGGCCTGCGACGCACCAGCGACGCGCACCACGTCCGCCGCGGCCATACGGGGCTCCGTGCGGCGGCCGATCGCGGTGGCCCTGCTCGCCGCCGCGCTGGCCGGGGCGCCGGGTGCGATCGCGGCCGCCGACGCCGGCCCGGCCGCACCCCGGTCGCCGGAGGGAGCGAGCGCCGTCCTGGACGGGCTGAAGACGTACGGACAGGCCGTCCTGCGCGGCACGGACGGGACCGCGCGGCAGATCCCGGCGGGCCTGTACGAGATGCGGGTCGACGGCGGCGGCATGCTCCAGACGTACGGAGTCGGCGTCGCGGGCGATGCGCAGCCCCA is a window encoding:
- a CDS encoding nucleoside deaminase, which encodes MINGEHGFDTEWHAAPEPLRRALALAYEALAAGGLAVGAVLTDADGKPVAEGRNEAYEDGPGAGPLRGTPLAHAEMNALGAARTGWDLGAATLWSTQEPCSMCAAAAEFTGVGRVRYLAPDPWALSSGNGAGSDADPGRPHWLLVANAMFLRSVAAASEGSGEPQILTHHRAAEPETAAFHDSLPPGLPTAASPEDWLRPHWAGLAELATARELRMRR
- a CDS encoding dynamin family protein; this encodes MVTLDVRPQLLDALSALRDRVASVRLPLPLPGAPRARQTRAELLAQLDDYLVPRLKAPEAPLLAVVGGSTGAGKSTLVNSLVGRQVSEAGVLRPTTRTPVLVCHPDDHHWFAGVRVLPDLMRVWAPQDDEDTPLSARKSAYRPGDRHGRGYPPTPREVRIETVSTLPRGLAILDAPDIDSLVVDNRTLAAQLICAADVWVMVTTASRYADAVPWHLLRTAKQYKATLVTVLDRVPHQVLAEVSRQYGALLTRAGLGEVPRFTVPELPESAGGGGLLPASAVAPLFAWLAHHAQDPAARQYAVGRTALGALDSLGRRMPELASAVAAQHAAAVRLTFAVEDAYKREGKRVRGRLDRGAVLAGDALTRWRGYPLDTSADELLDSLAESLAALLQCAVAAADERIAEAWRREPAAGAVSLPAPDREAAERIGMAVRRWRRVLEELAEEEVARLDRQPAPDPDGVAALLVAALLGGKRARPAGEKLAERIGVQAAVRLRDRGGELVAEHLDQVLRAERDRRLAPIEALEVSPEPQAELIAALSVLQKER
- a CDS encoding single-stranded DNA-binding protein, encoding MNDTQVTLVGYVATQIDYKDTASGPAARFRFAVTPRYYDRKKETWADAPTSFYTVWARRGLAVNLAGSVSVGEPLVVHGRLRVREDPPDGEGNRWFSANIDATAIGHDLNRGTAAFRRVVRTDVPLMAPQKAAVV
- a CDS encoding GNAT family N-acetyltransferase gives rise to the protein MDIRPARTVAELQAAEALFDGPARADWSERFLASPGHLMLIAYVDGVPVGMVSGIEMVHPDKGTEMCLYELSVDEAHRRRGLGRALTEALATEAESRGCYGMWVGVDTDNEAALATYGAAGARDEGVFRMLGWPVAR
- a CDS encoding GTPase, translating into MTALTDRTDDRWDDGLIARSRPRTSEDDWPASGDEEGDEALVRAVSGAGSDGGKAPAPPLSPEAQALRVRLDALRQLIGLSRTRILDGKTLAEAGRVLDEAAARRGLSAQHTVVAIAGATGSGKSTLFNSLAGVQISETGLRRPTTAAPIACSWSDGAAGLLDRLEIPGRLRRRPRETSEAEVLRGMVLVDLPDLDSAVGAHRDHVDRVLALVDAVVWVVDPEKYADAVLHERYLRPLAGHAEVTFVVLNQVDRLPGESADLVLDDLRRLLDDDGIALGEHGEPGATVIGLSALTGEGVGELREMLGQFTQEKGAATRRISADVDKAAARLRPLYVADGHAGPEIGETARAEFEDRLAEAVGAYAAGLAAERAWRRNAGKACGTPWLRLWRWYESRRSPRSLAGLAALAAIGRSPTASEVPVEEEVTARQRVEQAVRTVADEAVRGLPDPWAQAVRETAVRGAEGLPQALDEIAVTLGPAVAVPSARPPRPSWWPAAVLAQAAMTLLQIYGGLWLVGQIAGVLEPSLMPPVLLMAAGIIGGPLVEWACSIGARGPARRYGQDAERRLREAAAGCGRARVLEPVAAELLRYREVREQYATVAKLSTSRQ